Within Micromonospora parathelypteridis, the genomic segment AGGTCAAGGTCAAGCTCGCCACCCAGGAAAACAGCCCCGCCGCCCCTGGTGTCGCCACTGCCACCAACACCGCCGGTAGGTTGGGCGCATGCGTGTCGTCATCGCCGGAGGCCACGGCAAGATCGCCCTACTGCTGCAACGCCACCTCGCCGGGCGCGGTGACACCGCCGTCGGGCTGATCCGTAACCCCGCGCAGGCCGCCACGCTGCGCGCCGCCGGCGCCACCCCCGTCGTCTGCGACCTGGAACACGCCGACGCCGCGGAGGTCGCCGCGCACCTCGCCGACGCCGACGCCGTGGTCTTCGCCGCGGGTGCCGGCCCCGGCAGCGGCGCCGCCCGCAAGGACACCGTCGACCGGGGCGCCGCCGCGCTGCTCGCCGACGCCGCCACCCGCGCCGGTGTCCGCCGCTACCTGCTGGTCTCCTCGATGGGCGTGGACGCCCCACCGTCAGCCGGCACCGACGACGTGTGGGCGGCGTACCTGCGGGCGAAGAAGGCCGCCGAGGACGACCTACGCGGCCGCGACCTGGCCTGGACGGTGCTACGCCCCGGGCGGCTCACCGACGACCAGCCCACCGGCCGGGTCACCCTCACCCGACACGCAGACCGCGGCGCGATCAGCCGCACCGACGTCGCCCACGTCCTCGTCGCCCTGCTCGACGAACCAGCCACTACCGG encodes:
- a CDS encoding NAD(P)H-binding protein; the protein is MRVVIAGGHGKIALLLQRHLAGRGDTAVGLIRNPAQAATLRAAGATPVVCDLEHADAAEVAAHLADADAVVFAAGAGPGSGAARKDTVDRGAAALLADAATRAGVRRYLLVSSMGVDAPPSAGTDDVWAAYLRAKKAAEDDLRGRDLAWTVLRPGRLTDDQPTGRVTLTRHADRGAISRTDVAHVLVALLDEPATTGATLELVGGSTPIADAIHAATT